ACTGAGGTATGGCTTACCTACCATGATCATTCCTCAGGAGGAGACACTCATGTCACGCGCCCGTCCCCGCGCCCTCGCGGCGATCGCCGTTGCCGCCCTCACGCTCACGGGTTGCGCCACCAGCCAGAGCTCCGCGAACGAGACGACCAAGCCCTCTACGTCATCCGTCACCGTGGAGGACAACAACGGTTCGCAGACCATCTCCCTCCCGCTGACCTCCGTCGTCGCGACGGACAACCGCACGTTCGAGACGCTCGAGTCGTGGGGCGTCGAGCTCAGCGCCGCCGCCGTCGCGCTCATGCCCTCGACCATCGGGTACAAGAAGGACGACTCGATCATCGACCTCGGCAACCACAACGAGCCCGACCTCGAGGCGCTCGTCGCCGTCGAGCCCCAGCTCGTCGTCAACGGACAGCGGTTCACGCAGTTCCACGACGACATCGCCAAGCTCGCGCCCGACGCGGTCGTCCTCGAGCTCGACCCACGTGAGGGCCAGCCCCTTGACGCCGAGCTCAAGCGCCAGGTCACCGTCCTCGGCGAGGTCTTCGGCAAGCAGGCCGAGGCCAAGAAGCTCGCCGACGACCTCGACGCCGCCGTCGCACGCGTCAAGGCGGCCTACGACCCCAGCCAGACCGTCATGGCCGTCACCACGTCCGGCGGCGAGATCGGATACATCGCTCCCAAGGTCGGCCGCACGCTAGGCCCCCTCTTCGACCTCCTCGGCCTGACCCCGGCCCTCGAGGTCGAGGGCGCGACCGACGACCACCAGGGCGACGACATCTCCGTCGAAGCGATCGCCGACTCCAACCCGGACTGGATCCTCGTCATGGACCGCGACGCCGCGATCGCGGCCGACGACCCCGCCTACAGCCCGGCCGCCGAGGTCCTCGAAGCCTCTGCACCCCTGAGCAAGGTCACCGCCGTCGCCCAGAAGCAGCTCGTCTACATGCCCGCCGACACGTACACCAACGAAGGCATCCAGACCTACACCGAGTACCTCAACACGCTCGCCGACGCTTTCGAAGCCGCGTCCTGACCCGCACGGGTGCGCGGCCGCCGTGCCGCGCACCCGTGGGAGACGTCTCATGAGCACCACCCTCGCCCGCACCGCGGGCCCGCCCGACGCCGCCGCGACCCCCGCGCGGCGGCGTCCGGGTGCGCTCGGCCTCACGGTCGCGGTCGCACTCACGGCGATTCTCCTCGTCGCCTCTCTGCTCACCGGGGCCTACGACGTCGTCGGAGCCGACGACGGCGCATGGATGTTCGCCTTGACCCGCGTCCCGCGCACCGCCGCGCTCGTGCTCGCCGGTGCGGCCATGGCGGTCTCCGGGCTCGTCATGCAGATGCTCACGCAGAACCGCTTCGTCGAACCGACCACCACCGGGACGACCGAGTGGGCAGGCCTCGGGCTGCTCGCCGTGACCATCGTGGCGCCCACCGCGACCATCGCGACCCGCATGGGCGTCGCCATCGTCACGTCCTTCGTCGGGACGATGATCTTCTTCCTGATCCTGCGCAGGCTCACGCTCACCAGCTCGCTCGTCGTGCCGATCGTCGGCATCATGCTCGGCGCCGTCGTCGGAGCCGTCTCGAGCTACCTGGCGCTCGCGACCGACACCCTGCAGAACCTCTCCGTGTGGTTCGCCGGATCGTTCACCTCGGTGTTCCGAGGCCAGTACGAGCCGCTGTGGATCGTCGCGGGCGTCGTCGCCGTGATCGTCGTGGTCGCCGACAGGTTCACCGTCGCCGGCCTCGGCAAGGACGTCGCGACCAACGTCGGCGTCTCCTACGAGCGGGTCGTGCTCCTCGGGGCAGCGCTCGTCGCTGTGGCCACGGGAGTCGTCACGGTCGTCGTCGGCAACCTGCCGTTCGTCGGGCTCGTCGTGCCCAACGTCGTCGCGCTCCTGCGCGGCGACGACCTGCGCTCCAACCTGCCGTGGGTCTGCGTCCTCGGCGTCGGGCTCGTCACCGCGTGCGACCTCGTCGGCCGGATCGTCATCGCGCCGTTCGAGGTGCCCGTCTCCCTCGTCCTCGGCATCGTCGGCGCCGTCGTCTTCATCGCCATGATCCTGCGGGGGAGGCGCCGTGGCTGACCTCGTCACGCGCCCCGAGAACGCACGCGGCAGCGACCGGACCGTCCTGTCCGCACCCGCGGTCGAGCCGCCCGGCGACGCCGCACCGCGCAGCGCAGGAGCGTTCGCGACCCCGCGCGCCGCACGCCGCTACGCCGCGCTCGTCACCGGGCTCGTCGTCGTCGCCGTCGCACTCACCGTCGGGTACCTGCTCCTCGACAACCCAGGCCGCCCCGGCACCACCGGACACGCGCTCGTCACCCAGCGGCGAGCAGCGAGCATCGCCGTCATCGCCGTCGTCGCCCTCTGCCAGGGCCTCGCCACCGTCGCGTTCCACACCGTCACGGGCAACCGCATCGTCACGCCGGCGATCCTCGGCGTCGAGGCGCTCTACGTCACCGTGCAGACCGGAGCCGTGTACCTCCTCGGCATCACCG
This genomic window from Flavimobilis soli contains:
- a CDS encoding siderophore ABC transporter substrate-binding protein, which translates into the protein MSRARPRALAAIAVAALTLTGCATSQSSANETTKPSTSSVTVEDNNGSQTISLPLTSVVATDNRTFETLESWGVELSAAAVALMPSTIGYKKDDSIIDLGNHNEPDLEALVAVEPQLVVNGQRFTQFHDDIAKLAPDAVVLELDPREGQPLDAELKRQVTVLGEVFGKQAEAKKLADDLDAAVARVKAAYDPSQTVMAVTTSGGEIGYIAPKVGRTLGPLFDLLGLTPALEVEGATDDHQGDDISVEAIADSNPDWILVMDRDAAIAADDPAYSPAAEVLEASAPLSKVTAVAQKQLVYMPADTYTNEGIQTYTEYLNTLADAFEAAS
- a CDS encoding ABC transporter permease codes for the protein MSTTLARTAGPPDAAATPARRRPGALGLTVAVALTAILLVASLLTGAYDVVGADDGAWMFALTRVPRTAALVLAGAAMAVSGLVMQMLTQNRFVEPTTTGTTEWAGLGLLAVTIVAPTATIATRMGVAIVTSFVGTMIFFLILRRLTLTSSLVVPIVGIMLGAVVGAVSSYLALATDTLQNLSVWFAGSFTSVFRGQYEPLWIVAGVVAVIVVVADRFTVAGLGKDVATNVGVSYERVVLLGAALVAVATGVVTVVVGNLPFVGLVVPNVVALLRGDDLRSNLPWVCVLGVGLVTACDLVGRIVIAPFEVPVSLVLGIVGAVVFIAMILRGRRRG